A single region of the Desulfonatronovibrio hydrogenovorans DSM 9292 genome encodes:
- a CDS encoding glutamine synthetase family protein, whose product MQLDEIKELIKKSDSTEIVFTDLNGRVRRLPVNPKNIQAIVRDGIGFDGSSVAGIATVDKSDRMLVPVLDSLKKISFRDKRTSLFVGTIHNEQGQRARTDPRYVLEKAVSEAYDEFGFQFLASPEYEFFLFKNDSYTKDLNTDNAGYCDADPRDRGENVRNHIIDILTDCDIPFEKAHHEVSPSQHEINFECSSPIVASDRTLLFNYVSHMVASEHGFHASFMPKPFDGQNRNALHIHLSMQDKNGKNIFYDKENEFGISLLARRFIAGILKYARQTSIIMASTFNSYKAYVIEKEAPVVVGWGPRNRTSMVRIPYATSPDGTRLELRSPDPAGNIYLQMAALIKMGLQGVRENLECNSPDAGKAYFQSLQKKIWDDRFLPKSMFEALVEAERSTFLKEMLGQRLYDNLMNLKTNEWEEHRTHVTQREFERYLPI is encoded by the coding sequence GTGCAACTGGATGAAATCAAGGAGCTTATCAAAAAGTCAGATTCCACGGAAATCGTCTTTACCGATCTCAACGGCCGAGTCAGGCGGCTGCCTGTGAATCCCAAAAACATCCAGGCCATTGTCAGGGACGGGATCGGATTTGACGGCAGTTCGGTGGCTGGAATTGCCACTGTGGACAAAAGCGACCGGATGCTCGTCCCTGTGCTGGACAGCCTGAAAAAAATCAGCTTCAGGGATAAAAGAACCTCTCTGTTTGTGGGGACAATCCATAATGAGCAGGGGCAAAGGGCCAGAACCGACCCCCGCTATGTCCTGGAAAAAGCCGTCAGTGAAGCCTATGACGAGTTTGGATTCCAGTTCCTGGCCAGCCCAGAATATGAGTTTTTTTTATTTAAAAACGACAGCTACACCAAAGATCTGAACACGGACAACGCCGGTTACTGTGATGCTGATCCCAGAGACCGGGGGGAAAACGTCCGCAACCATATCATTGACATCCTGACCGACTGCGACATCCCCTTTGAAAAGGCCCACCACGAGGTCAGTCCTTCTCAGCACGAAATCAATTTTGAATGCTCCTCGCCCATTGTGGCTTCAGACAGAACCCTGCTGTTCAACTATGTGTCCCATATGGTGGCTTCAGAGCACGGATTCCACGCCAGCTTCATGCCCAAGCCCTTTGACGGTCAGAACAGGAACGCCCTGCATATCCATCTTTCCATGCAGGACAAAAACGGTAAGAATATTTTCTATGACAAAGAAAACGAGTTCGGCATAAGCCTCCTGGCCCGGAGATTCATTGCTGGAATACTCAAATATGCCAGACAGACTTCCATTATCATGGCCTCTACCTTCAATTCCTACAAGGCCTATGTCATTGAAAAGGAGGCCCCGGTGGTGGTGGGGTGGGGTCCCAGAAATAGGACCTCCATGGTCCGCATTCCTTACGCCACCAGCCCTGACGGAACCAGACTGGAGCTTAGAAGTCCGGATCCGGCCGGTAACATATACCTGCAGATGGCCGCCCTGATCAAGATGGGCCTGCAGGGAGTCAGGGAAAACTTAGAGTGCAACAGCCCGGACGCGGGCAAGGCATATTTCCAGTCTTTGCAGAAAAAAATCTGGGATGACCGCTTTCTGCCCAAGTCCATGTTTGAGGCCTTGGTGGAGGCCGAACGCAGCACTTTTTTAAAGGAAATGCTTGGCCAGCGTCTTTACGACAATCTCATGAACCTCAAGACCAATGAATGGGAGGAGCATAGAACCCATGTCACCCAGAGGGAATTTGAAAGGTATCTGCCCATCTAG
- a CDS encoding KamA family radical SAM protein: MQEWIRQLQDMVNTLERLEKYINVTPEEKEAVTSMRTRWGTTPYFASLMDPDDPDCPIRKQIIPSRLEQENCYGLQDYLIFKENRAVGEKRPDCIARQYQDRIAFTVTDICANYCRHCFRKELVVDQDLSLRFDLNEGLDWIREHSEVRDVLITGGDPFILSDDKLDRIITELRRIPHIQMIRFGTRTPIVLPQRITPELMEILGDFHRVPIWINTQCNHPRELTDQTAEAVFNLLKCGINVGNQAVLMKGINDDVDTFRELHQKLLSVRIRPYYVFYCEPAPGIDHFRTPVEKGAQLIRDALRGHTTGLAQPMYVIATNIGKIPLMPDYYIQEKTDKEYILKNYKGQTTTLPVIAE; the protein is encoded by the coding sequence ATGCAAGAATGGATCAGACAGCTCCAGGACATGGTCAACACCCTGGAACGGCTTGAAAAATATATTAACGTTACACCAGAAGAAAAAGAGGCTGTGACCTCCATGCGGACCAGATGGGGGACCACTCCTTATTTTGCCTCCCTGATGGATCCAGATGACCCGGACTGTCCCATCAGAAAACAGATCATTCCATCCAGACTGGAGCAGGAAAACTGTTATGGACTTCAGGACTACCTGATTTTCAAGGAAAACCGGGCAGTGGGAGAAAAAAGACCGGACTGCATTGCCAGGCAGTATCAGGACAGGATCGCCTTCACTGTAACCGACATCTGTGCCAACTACTGCAGACACTGCTTTCGCAAGGAACTGGTGGTGGACCAGGATCTGAGCCTCAGGTTCGACCTCAACGAAGGGCTGGACTGGATCAGAGAGCATTCCGAAGTCCGGGATGTCCTCATAACCGGGGGTGATCCCTTTATCCTGTCAGATGACAAACTGGACCGGATCATCACTGAACTGCGCCGCATTCCCCATATCCAGATGATCCGCTTCGGTACCAGAACCCCCATTGTCCTTCCCCAGCGGATAACTCCGGAGCTGATGGAAATCCTGGGCGACTTTCACCGGGTTCCCATCTGGATCAACACCCAGTGCAACCACCCCAGAGAATTGACCGATCAGACAGCCGAAGCAGTCTTTAATCTGCTCAAATGCGGAATCAATGTCGGCAACCAGGCAGTGCTCATGAAGGGCATAAATGATGATGTTGACACCTTCAGGGAGTTGCACCAGAAACTGCTTTCCGTTAGGATCCGGCCATACTATGTGTTCTATTGTGAACCAGCCCCGGGGATTGATCACTTCAGGACTCCGGTAGAAAAAGGTGCCCAGCTCATCAGGGACGCCCTGCGCGGCCATACCACAGGCCTGGCACAACCCATGTACGTCATCGCCACCAATATCGGGAAAATCCCTCTGATGCCGGACTATTACATCCAGGAAAAAACCGACAAGGAATATATCCTTAAAAACTATAAAGGGCAGACCACCACTCTGCCTGTTATTGCTGAATGA